A stretch of the Nicotiana tabacum cultivar K326 chromosome 6, ASM71507v2, whole genome shotgun sequence genome encodes the following:
- the LOC107788038 gene encoding caffeic acid 3-O-methyltransferase (The RefSeq protein has 1 frameshift compared to this genomic sequence), with translation MGSTSESQSNSLTHTEDEAFLFAMQLCSASVLPMVLKSAVELDLLELMAKAGPGAAISPSELAAQLSTQNPEAPVMLDRMLRLLASYSVLNCTLRTLPDSSVERLYSLAPVCKYLTKNADGVSVAPLLLMNQDKVLMESWYHLKDAVLDGGIPFNKAYGMTAFEYHGTDPRFNKVFNRGMSDHSTMSMKKILEDYKGFEGLNSIVDVGGGTGATVNMIVSKYPSIKGINFDLPHVIGDAPTYPGVEHVGGDMFASVPKADAIFMKWICHDWSDEHCLKFLKNCYEALPANGKVIIAECILPEAPDTSLATKNTVHVDIVMLAHNPGGKERTEKEFEALAKGAGFTGFARLVALTTLGSWNSTSN, from the exons ATGGGTTCAACAAGCGAGAGCCAGAGTAACAGTCTCACTCACACAGAAGACGAAGCTTTCTTATTTGCCATGCAATTGTGTAGTGCTTCTGTACTTCCTATGGTCCTAAAATCAGCCGTAGAACTTGACCTTCTTGAGCTAATGGCTAAGGCTGGTCCAGGTGCAGCTATTTCTCCTTCTGAATTAGCTGCTCAGCTCTCAACTCAGAACCCAGAAGCACCTGTTATGCTTGATCGGATGCTTAGGCTACTTGCTTCTTACTCTGTTCTCAATTGTACTCTTAGAACACTGCCTGATAGCAGTGTTGAGAGGCTTTATAGTCTGGCTCCCGTCTGTAAGTACTTGACTAAGAATGCTGATGGTGTTTCTGTTGCCCCACTTTTGCTTATGAATCAAGATAAAGTTCTTATGGAGAGCTG GTACCACTTAAAAGATGCAGTACTAGATGGCGGAATCCCATTCAACAAAGCCTATGGAATGACAGCATTTGAGTACCATGGCACAGATCCAAGATTCAACAAAGTGTTCAACCGTGGAATGTCTGATCACTCCACTATGTCAATGAAGAAGATTCTTGAGGACTACAAAGGATTTGAAGGCCTAAATTCCATTGTTGATGTTGGTGGTGGAACGGGTGCTACAGTTAACATGATTGTCTCTAAATATCCCTCTATTAAGGGCATTAACTTTGATTTGCCACATGTAATTGGAGATGCTCCAACTTACCCCG GTGTCGAGCACGTTGGTGGCGACATGTTTGCTAGTGTGCCAAAAGCAGATGCCATTTTCATGAAG TGGATTTGTCATGATTGGAGCGATGAGCATTGCCTAAAATTCTTGAAGAATTGCTATGAAGCACTACCTGCAAATGGGAAGGTGATAATAGCGGAGTGCATACTTCCAGAGGCCCCAGATACATCACTTGCAACTAAGAATACAGTACATGTTGATATTGTGATGTTAGCACATAACCCAGGAGGCAAAGAAAGGACTGAGAAGGAATTTGAGGCTTTGGCTAAGGGCGCTGGTTTTACTGGTTTC GCAAGGCTTGTTGCGCTTACAACACTTGGGTCATGGAATTCAACAAGTAATTAA
- the LOC107788038 gene encoding caffeic acid 3-O-methyltransferase isoform X1 encodes MGSTSESQSNSLTHTEDEAFLFAMQLCSASVLPMVLKSAVELDLLELMAKAGPGAAISPSELAAQLSTQNPEAPVMLDRMLRLLASYSVLNCTLRTLPDSSVERLYSLAPVCKYLTKNADGVSVAPLLLMNQDKVLMESWYHLKDAVLDGGIPFNKAYGMTAFEYHGTDPRFNKVFNRGMSDHSTMSMKKILEDYKGFEGLNSIVDVGGGTGATVNMIVSKYPSIKGINFDLPHVIGDAPTYPGVEHVGGDMFASVPKADAIFMKWICHDWSDEHCLKFLKNCYEALPANGKVIIAECILPEAPDTSLATKNTVHVDIVMLAHNPGGKERTEKEFEALAKGAGFTGFRKACCAYNTWVMEFNK; translated from the exons ATGGGTTCAACAAGCGAGAGCCAGAGTAACAGTCTCACTCACACAGAAGACGAAGCTTTCTTATTTGCCATGCAATTGTGTAGTGCTTCTGTACTTCCTATGGTCCTAAAATCAGCCGTAGAACTTGACCTTCTTGAGCTAATGGCTAAGGCTGGTCCAGGTGCAGCTATTTCTCCTTCTGAATTAGCTGCTCAGCTCTCAACTCAGAACCCAGAAGCACCTGTTATGCTTGATCGGATGCTTAGGCTACTTGCTTCTTACTCTGTTCTCAATTGTACTCTTAGAACACTGCCTGATAGCAGTGTTGAGAGGCTTTATAGTCTGGCTCCCGTCTGTAAGTACTTGACTAAGAATGCTGATGGTGTTTCTGTTGCCCCACTTTTGCTTATGAATCAAGATAAAGTTCTTATGGAGAGCTG GTACCACTTAAAAGATGCAGTACTAGATGGCGGAATCCCATTCAACAAAGCCTATGGAATGACAGCATTTGAGTACCATGGCACAGATCCAAGATTCAACAAAGTGTTCAACCGTGGAATGTCTGATCACTCCACTATGTCAATGAAGAAGATTCTTGAGGACTACAAAGGATTTGAAGGCCTAAATTCCATTGTTGATGTTGGTGGTGGAACGGGTGCTACAGTTAACATGATTGTCTCTAAATATCCCTCTATTAAGGGCATTAACTTTGATTTGCCACATGTAATTGGAGATGCTCCAACTTACCCCG GTGTCGAGCACGTTGGTGGCGACATGTTTGCTAGTGTGCCAAAAGCAGATGCCATTTTCATGAAG TGGATTTGTCATGATTGGAGCGATGAGCATTGCCTAAAATTCTTGAAGAATTGCTATGAAGCACTACCTGCAAATGGGAAGGTGATAATAGCGGAGTGCATACTTCCAGAGGCCCCAGATACATCACTTGCAACTAAGAATACAGTACATGTTGATATTGTGATGTTAGCACATAACCCAGGAGGCAAAGAAAGGACTGAGAAGGAATTTGAGGCTTTGGCTAAGGGCGCTGGTTTTACTGGTTTCCGCAAGGCTTGTTGCGCTTACAACACTTGGGTCATGGAATTCAACAAGTAA